From Xenopus laevis strain J_2021 chromosome 7L, Xenopus_laevis_v10.1, whole genome shotgun sequence, one genomic window encodes:
- the chek1.L gene encoding serine/threonine-protein kinase Chk1-like isoform X2, protein MAVPFVEDWDLVQTLGEGAYGEVQLAVNRKTEEAVAVKIVDMTRAADCPENIKKEICINRMLSHTNIVRFYGHRREGKIQYLFLEYCRGGELFDRIEPDVGMPEQDAQKFFQQLIAGVEYLHSIGITHRDIKPENLLLDDRDHLKISDFGLATVFRHNGKERLLNKMCGTLPYVAPELIKSRAFHAEPVDLWSCGIVLTAMLAGELPWDQPNEVCQEYCDWKEKNHYLTPWKKISATPLALLCKMLTENPQSRITIPDIKKDRWFTEVIKKGLKRSRFMSGGSSDSSVLCKQIRSDIDLSHISHSEDKTAYSSTQPEPRTALAAWDSNSSDINNLVQGKGISFSQPACPDNMLLSSQLIGTPGSSQNVWQRLVKRMTRFFTKVDAESSYSNLMDNCEKMGYVLKKSCANQVTLSTTDRRNNKLIFKVNLVEMEDRILLDFRLSKGDGLEFKRHFLKIKKKMDAIVAVQKVVPAS, encoded by the exons ATGGCAGTTCCATTTGTTGAAGACTGGGATCTTGTCCAGACTCTTGGGGAAGGGGCATATGGAGA AGTGCAGCTGGCAGTGAACAGGAAAACCGAGGAAGCCGTAGCAGTGAAGATTGTAGACATGACGCGTGCCGCGGATTGTCCAGAAAACATCAAAAAGGAGATCTGTATCAATAGGATGCTTAGTCACACGAATATTGTAAGATTTTATGGACATCGAAGGGAAGGCAAAATTCAGTACCTCTTTCTGGAGTATTGTCGAGGTGGTGAGCTCTTTGATCGCATAG AACCTGACGTTGGAATGCCTGAGCAAGATGCACAGAAATTTTTTCAGCAACTGATTGCTGGTGTG gaaTACCTGCACAGCATTGGAATAACTCACAGAGATATTAAGCCTGAGAACTTACTTTTAGATGACAGAG ATCATCTGAAAATCTCTGACTTTGGTTTAGCAACGGTGTTCAGACACAATGGCAAAGAAAGACTTTTAAACAAGATGTGTGGAACCCTTCCCTATGTTGCACCAGAACTCATTAAGTCCAGGGCTTTTCATGCAGAGCCAGTGGATTTGTGGTCATGTGGAATTGTACTGACTGCCATGTTAGCAGGAG AGTTACCATGGGATCAGCCAAACGAAGTATGCCAGGAGTATTGTGACTGGAAGGAAAAAAATCACTATCTCACTCCATGGAAAAAAATAAGTGCTACCCCTCTAG CATTGCTGTGTAAAATGTTAACAGAAAATCCACAAAGCAGAATAACCATTCCAGACATAAAGAAGGACCGCTGGTTTACAGAAGTTATTAAGAAAG GACTTAAGAGAAGCCGCTTTATGTCTGGAGGCTCTTCAGATTCTTCAGTGCTTTGTAAGCAGATCCGATCAGATATTGATCTCTCGCACATCTCTCACAG TGAAGACAAAACTGCATATTCTAGTACACAACCAGAGCCACGGACTGCCTTGGCAGCATGGGACAGCAATAGTTCTGACATAAACAATTTGGTGCAAGGAAAAGGCATCAGTTTCTCTCAGCCTGCCTGTCCTGACAACATGCTTTTGAGCAGCCAGTTGATTGGTACTCCAGGTTCCTCTCAG AATGTTTGGCAACGTTTAGTCAAAAGGATGACCAGGTTCTTTACAAAAGTGGATGCTGAAAGCTCATATAGCAATTTGATGGACAATTGTGAAAAGATGGGATATGTTTTAAAGAAGTCTTGTGCTAACCAG GTGACCCTATCAACTACTGACAgaagaaataataaattaatctttAAGGTGAACCTTGTGGAAATGGAAGACAGGATTCTGTTAGATTTTAGACTTTCTAAG ggtgATGGGCTGGAGTTTAAAAGGCATTTCCTGAAGATCAAAAAGAAGATGGATGCTATTGTTGCAGTCCAAAAAGTTGTGCCTGCTTCCTGA
- the chek1.L gene encoding serine/threonine-protein kinase Chk1-like isoform X1 — protein MCDVSISCPKRSQKLAGVLNIGPGLRAVSRKSYKNNMAVPFVEDWDLVQTLGEGAYGEVQLAVNRKTEEAVAVKIVDMTRAADCPENIKKEICINRMLSHTNIVRFYGHRREGKIQYLFLEYCRGGELFDRIEPDVGMPEQDAQKFFQQLIAGVEYLHSIGITHRDIKPENLLLDDRDHLKISDFGLATVFRHNGKERLLNKMCGTLPYVAPELIKSRAFHAEPVDLWSCGIVLTAMLAGELPWDQPNEVCQEYCDWKEKNHYLTPWKKISATPLALLCKMLTENPQSRITIPDIKKDRWFTEVIKKGLKRSRFMSGGSSDSSVLCKQIRSDIDLSHISHSEDKTAYSSTQPEPRTALAAWDSNSSDINNLVQGKGISFSQPACPDNMLLSSQLIGTPGSSQNVWQRLVKRMTRFFTKVDAESSYSNLMDNCEKMGYVLKKSCANQVTLSTTDRRNNKLIFKVNLVEMEDRILLDFRLSKGDGLEFKRHFLKIKKKMDAIVAVQKVVPAS, from the exons ATGTGTGACGTTTCGATTAGCTGTCCGAAAAGGAGCCAGAAGTTAGCGGGAGTTTTAAACATCggtccgggactgcgggctgtgtCAAGAAAATC ATACAAAAACAACATGGCAGTTCCATTTGTTGAAGACTGGGATCTTGTCCAGACTCTTGGGGAAGGGGCATATGGAGA AGTGCAGCTGGCAGTGAACAGGAAAACCGAGGAAGCCGTAGCAGTGAAGATTGTAGACATGACGCGTGCCGCGGATTGTCCAGAAAACATCAAAAAGGAGATCTGTATCAATAGGATGCTTAGTCACACGAATATTGTAAGATTTTATGGACATCGAAGGGAAGGCAAAATTCAGTACCTCTTTCTGGAGTATTGTCGAGGTGGTGAGCTCTTTGATCGCATAG AACCTGACGTTGGAATGCCTGAGCAAGATGCACAGAAATTTTTTCAGCAACTGATTGCTGGTGTG gaaTACCTGCACAGCATTGGAATAACTCACAGAGATATTAAGCCTGAGAACTTACTTTTAGATGACAGAG ATCATCTGAAAATCTCTGACTTTGGTTTAGCAACGGTGTTCAGACACAATGGCAAAGAAAGACTTTTAAACAAGATGTGTGGAACCCTTCCCTATGTTGCACCAGAACTCATTAAGTCCAGGGCTTTTCATGCAGAGCCAGTGGATTTGTGGTCATGTGGAATTGTACTGACTGCCATGTTAGCAGGAG AGTTACCATGGGATCAGCCAAACGAAGTATGCCAGGAGTATTGTGACTGGAAGGAAAAAAATCACTATCTCACTCCATGGAAAAAAATAAGTGCTACCCCTCTAG CATTGCTGTGTAAAATGTTAACAGAAAATCCACAAAGCAGAATAACCATTCCAGACATAAAGAAGGACCGCTGGTTTACAGAAGTTATTAAGAAAG GACTTAAGAGAAGCCGCTTTATGTCTGGAGGCTCTTCAGATTCTTCAGTGCTTTGTAAGCAGATCCGATCAGATATTGATCTCTCGCACATCTCTCACAG TGAAGACAAAACTGCATATTCTAGTACACAACCAGAGCCACGGACTGCCTTGGCAGCATGGGACAGCAATAGTTCTGACATAAACAATTTGGTGCAAGGAAAAGGCATCAGTTTCTCTCAGCCTGCCTGTCCTGACAACATGCTTTTGAGCAGCCAGTTGATTGGTACTCCAGGTTCCTCTCAG AATGTTTGGCAACGTTTAGTCAAAAGGATGACCAGGTTCTTTACAAAAGTGGATGCTGAAAGCTCATATAGCAATTTGATGGACAATTGTGAAAAGATGGGATATGTTTTAAAGAAGTCTTGTGCTAACCAG GTGACCCTATCAACTACTGACAgaagaaataataaattaatctttAAGGTGAACCTTGTGGAAATGGAAGACAGGATTCTGTTAGATTTTAGACTTTCTAAG ggtgATGGGCTGGAGTTTAAAAGGCATTTCCTGAAGATCAAAAAGAAGATGGATGCTATTGTTGCAGTCCAAAAAGTTGTGCCTGCTTCCTGA